A window of the Heliomicrobium undosum genome harbors these coding sequences:
- a CDS encoding DUF1292 domain-containing protein, protein MDQEQENIIVLTDEDGNELEFEELDRVEVDGKEYAILLPLDDEEDEAIILRVEYEENGEEVFSHIEDDEEWEKVADFWQELSEEDGEEE, encoded by the coding sequence GTGGATCAGGAACAAGAAAACATCATCGTCCTGACTGATGAAGACGGTAACGAACTGGAGTTTGAGGAACTGGACCGCGTCGAAGTCGATGGCAAGGAATACGCCATCCTGCTGCCTCTCGATGACGAAGAGGATGAAGCCATTATCCTCCGCGTCGAGTATGAGGAAAACGGCGAAGAAGTGTTCAGCCATATCGAAGACGACGAAGAATGGGAAAAGGTCGCTGACTTCTGGCAGGAACTGAGCGAAGAAGACGGCGAAGAAGAGTAA